One genomic window of Aethina tumida isolate Nest 87 chromosome 3, icAetTumi1.1, whole genome shotgun sequence includes the following:
- the LOC109605007 gene encoding uncharacterized protein LOC109605007 isoform X1, which yields MIYWRLERRRRPDGHHCLPQSLPDRFANTSVCPRVCTSNETSLVLSRHCPCKVQTHRSRSQCWYHRSLRTTIAPLRTFGCLPVCLLCRSGNMINKFRYKKPSAGAGEGANDKNGAGDKSDAVTKVNGDKDDGDYVFSAVLTDEQKRKLKELFSQLQFSTETALPPDALRRALAESFFDQQRFQLGFMDDAAECFENMLLRIHTHIAYGEAEDMCSARHCIPHQKFAMTLVEQSVCGQCGASSEPLSYTQMVHYVSTSTLVYQVRANNNRTMSESFGQLLRKADSMGDVRTCPSACGAVIQIGRSLMNRPEIVSVGLVWNSERPTLEHIMEVFSTIGTTLRMGEVFNSVIDTRWADTSVHQLVGVVTYYGKHYSTFFFHTKLRVWIYFDDATVREVGPRWEQVVEKCRKGRYQPLLLLYALPDGTPVNTDNAPKQITAFYNDKLKKTPSQSVLRRSITPSPEKPIIGNTRRAITPNPDGTLNQKPPLPRPCNEYQNLSIIQKNIYGNQPADCDVVDGCISRKEPEYVTRKSLDYNYPKPQVNIHRTLSNSSSSGVEGMSIPDHMNIPRRRDSGNWSGDRNSASSASSTTMENPYLYLVGKVPNSGGSIPGSPTRSKSDSSGDAGYDSYSLSSNDSSTMTTLQHLMKMGHLAKIPEDYNNVSTQVSLNCDALCNEADDLLVKSRQLEDEHDLVLALALCNAAATKARAAMNAPYNNPQTLTLARMKHNTCIMRARSLHRRMTQTQNPNKENPPEIRHTREGSSGSGRHSRQNSRDKGLHSRQNSRELLVVEKEKAPHSTKNIEIYATLPKKKDVLKSKLDEINIGENAEYMLYDKPPNRESRSIFSRSKNKESQKVREKRSRSEDRNKLSRDFSIAPEIITGKDTLKKAKEEKEDKKDKDGKTKKQHKIRRKLLMGGLIKRKNRSMPDLTDTAADEPAPPTTTVDDSSVGLKGSETPNGMCGYLSEGHLEFTGNNANPNLERSKLMRKSFHGSAGKILTAAKVPPPPPLRTTSTLSKAKSNGGEVCNESERKYSTPNDISYYQNQQQFMNSSPVYNQSLPYISNYQNAYDSHTYYGNNTVITKADVHHEHTPPKNNYNSSHIDSGVDEVDCLPSPAEHQLELPPYPSPMGSAIHSRQASEEFPPPPPPLDLSALDEYLQKPTPPEEPSPNSLLAQLQNKRREILTNEGGEVKTPTTEVKSSGHTWLKELQAKQAALRMKKSQDLKENADSDSIKTVPYEKHHSVKSVKDLASKFEITDNGSFNLNKAPTNNNNNSHNVETTVVKDEPIPQRQIDEEILEVEMLSAAVKKTLNMSHEDDGRRPRQKKKSVSFCDQVILVATAEDQEDDSYIPNPILERVLRTAMNKPESAAIRQEIIALRENEMKKNESQTENIQVCNEEVFNQQPLYVRRNSVDNLLNQVACEDSPKNYGQPVIVQRRISDGGQYQPHNGYNNAPEQHVVMPQQVPPNGYCNGQVNSYHQVPPQYVEYGQYSSPSQPQYKEQEHCNPQYSPAYGNQPHYGNTSQLQNSPQTPSPMLMQSRQMQPSPNTPQNNQYNGHTPFRQSPYQPIPQNSPAYAYYNQNRPQNGYRQSPADFTQTGQYSPVNRPYVQQHRQTPVNQQNIYANHHSPSPAPSNASYNYHPAMYKGPNNNYDNQRTPEANPNPNYRMEYDNQSPTYQRLPQYYPERSDVYQRVPMPHPEQMYQPKALLKKTVSFEPGTKGGDSPTPKAMVTPIVVNNANNSVPTDKTKCNLCRKKNVVALNLYCTDCEFYMSRFKPKS from the exons ATGATTTATTGGAGATTAGAACGGCGGCGTCGGCCTGACGGACACCACTGCCTTCCTCAATCCTTACCTGATAGATTCGCAAACACATCTGTGTGCCCCCGAGTGTGCACCTCTAACGAAACCTCTCTCGTTCTCTCTCGCCATTGCCCATGCAAAGTTCAAACCCATCGGTCGCGCAGTCAGTGCTGGTACCATCGGTCGTTGCGTACCACCATAGCCCCGTTGCGCACGTTCGGGTGTTTGCCAGTGTGTTTGTTATGTCGATCCGGTAATATGATCAACAAGTTTCGGTACAAGAAGCCGTCCGCGGGCGCCGGCGAGGGTGCTAATGATAAAAACGGTGCTGGTGATAAGAGTGATGCGGTGACCAAGGTTAACGGTGATAAGGATGACGGGGATTACGTTTTCAGTGCGGTGCTTACGGACGAGCAGAAGCGGAAGCTGAAA GAACTCTTCTCGCAGCTCCAGTTCTCAACGGAAACAGCCCTGCCTCCGGATGCCTTGCGCAGGGCGTTGGCGGAGAGCTTCTTCGACCAGCAGCGCTTCCAGCTGGGCTTCATGGACGACGCCGCCGAATGTTTCGAAAACATGTTGCTCCGCATCCACACGCACATCGCCTACGGCGAGGCGGAGGACATGTGCAGCGCCAGACACTGCATCCCTCACCAGAAGTTCGCCATGACTTTGGTGGAGCAAAGTGTTTGTGGACAATGCGGCGCCAGCTCCGAGCCTCTGAGTTACACGCAG ATGGTCCATTATGTGTCCACGTCCACTTTGGTGTACCAAGTGCGGGCCAACAACAATCGTACAATGTCTGAAAGTTTTGGACAGTTGCTGAGGAAGGCTGACAGCATGGGGGACGTTCGAACGTGTCCG AGCGCCTGTGGAGCTGTCATCCAAATCGGCAGGTCGTTGATGAACCGTCCGGAAATCGTGTCGGTTGGGTTGGTGTGGAACTCAGAGAGGCCCACCTTGGAACACATCATGGAGGTCTTCTCCACCATTGGTACGACTTTAAGGATGGGCGAGGTCTTCAACTCAGTTATAGACACTCGATGGGCCGACACTTCGGTCCATCAACTAGTCGGAGTTGTTACTTACTACGGAAAACACTATTCGACCTTCTTCTTCCACACCAAACTCAGGGTGTGGATCTACTTCGACGATGCTACAGTACGGGAAGTGGGGCCTAGATGGGAGCAGGTGGTGGAGAAGTGTCGCAAAGGTCGCTACCAACCACTGTTGCTTTTGTATGCCTTGCCTGATGGTACTCCGGTGAACACCGATAATGCCCCAAAGCAAATCACGGCCTTCTATAATGATAAGTTGAAGAAAACTCCTTCACAGTCGGTGCTAAGGAGGTCAATAACTCCCAGCCCGGAGAAGCCCATAATAGGCAACACTCGGAGGGCCATAACCCCTAACCCAGATGGTACCCTCAACCAAAAGCCTCCACTTCCAAGGCCATGCAACGAGTACCAAAACCTTTCAATCATCCAGAAGAATATTTATGGTAATCAGCCAGCTGATTGCGACGTAGTGGACGGCTGCATCAGCCGAAAGGAGCCCGAATATGTGACCAGGAAGTCCTTAGATTATAACTATCCGAAACCTCAGGTCAACATACACAGAACCTTGAGCAACAGCTCCTCCTCCGGGGTGGAGGGCATGTCGATCCCCGATCACATGAACATCCCCCGCCGAAGGGACTCGGGCAACTGGAGCGGCGACCGGAACAGCGCCTCCTCCGCCTCGTCCACCACCATGGAGAACCCTTACCTGTACTTGGTGGGCAAGGTGCCCAATTCGGGCGGAAGCATACCGGGCAGCCCCACCAGGTCCAAAAGCGACTCAAGTGGCGACGCCGGCTACGACTCCTACTCGTTGTCGTCCAACGACAGCTCCACCATGACCACCCTGCAGCACCTGATGAAAATGGGCCACCTGGCCAAAATCCCCGAGGACTACAACAACGTGTCCACTCAGGTGTCGCTGAACTGCGACGCCTTGTGCAACGAAGCCGACGACTTGTTGGTGAAGTCACGTCAATTGGAAGACGAGCACGACTTGGTGTTGGCATTGGCGTTGTGCAACGCAGCCGCCACCAAAGCCAGGGCGGCCATGAACGCCCCCTACAACAACCCACAAACCTTAACCTTGGCGAGGATGAAGCACAACACGTGCATAATGAGGGCCAGGAGCCTGCACAGGCGGATGACCCAGACGCAGAACCCCAACAAAGAAAACCCTCCAGAAATCAGGCACACCAGGGAAGGAAGTAGCGGCAGTGGAAGGCACTCACGTCAAAACTCCAGAGATAAAGGGCTGCACTCCAGACAAAACAGTCGGGAGTTGTTGGTGGTAGAGAAGGAGAAGGCGCCACACAGCactaaaaacattgaaatatacGCCACCCTGCCTAAAAAGAAGGACGTGCTGAAAAGTAAGCTGGATGAAATCAACATTGGGGAGAACGCCGAGTATATGCTTTATGACAAGCCTCCAAACAGGGAATCCAGAAGCATTTTTTCGAGGTCCAAGAACAAGGAAAGCCAAAAGGTGAGGGAGAAGCGCTCGCGAAGCGAGGACAGGAACAAGCTCTCCAGGGACTTCTCCATCGCCCCGGAAATAATCACCGGCAAGGACACCCTAAAGAAAGCCAAGGAAGAGAAGGAAGACAAGAAGGATAAAGATGGTAAAACAAAGAAGCAACACAAAATCCGCAGGAAACTTCTGATGGGTGGGCTGATAAAACGTAAGAACCGCAGCATGCCAGACCTAACTGACACAGCTGCTGACGAGCCTGCTCCTCCCACCACCACAGTGGACGACAGCAGTGTTGGTCTGAAGGGTAGTGAGACGCCCAACGGAATGTGTGGTTATCTGTCGGAGGGACACTTGGAATTCACCGGCAACAACGCGAACCCCAACTTGGAACGCAGCAAGTTGATGAGGAAGAGCTTCCACGGCAGCGCCGGCAAAATATTAACCGCAGCCAAGGTGCCACCACCTCCGCCCCTCAGGACGACTTCCACACTTAGCAAGGCTAAGTCGAACGGTGGTGAAGTGTGTAACGAGAGCGAGAGGAAGTATTCCACCCCCAACGACATATCCTACTATCAGAACCAGCAGCAGTTTATGAACAGCTCACCAGTTTACAACCAATCTTTGCCCTACATTTCCAACTACCAAAACGCCTACGATTCTCACACGTATTACGGCAACAACACGGTTATCACCAAGGCTGACGTGCACCACGAGCACACCCCCCCTAAGAATAACTACAACTCAAGCCACATTGATAGTGGGGTGGATGAAGTCGATTGTCTACCATCACCGGCTGAGCATCAACTAGAACTGCCGCCTTATCCAAGCCCGATGGGGTCAGCCATACACTCCAGACAAGCTAGCGAGGAGTTCCCTCCTCCACCACCACCACTTGACTTGTCAGCCCTGGATGAATACCTGCAAAAACCCACACCCCCCGAAGAGCCATCACCCAACAGTCTTTTGGCACAACTTCAGAACAAACGTAGGGAGATTTTAACTAACGAGGGCGGCGAGGTGAAGACCCCCACCACAGAAGTCAAGTCTTCCGGTCACACCTGGCTGAAGGAGCTGCAAGCTAAACAAGCGGCACTGCGCATGAAGAAGTCCCAAGACTTAAAGGAGAACGCTGATTCGGACAGCATCAAAACTGTGCCCTATGAGAAACATCACTCAGTCAAGTCCGTTAAGGATCTGGCGTCGAAGTTCGAAATCACCGACAATGGCAGCTTCAACTTGAACAAAGCTCCCactaacaacaacaacaacagtcaCAACGTGGAGACAACAGTTGTTAAAGATGAACCCATACCTCAGAGGCAAATCGACGAGGAGATTTTGGAGGTGGAGATGCTGAGCGCTGCGGTCAAGAAGACTTTGAACATGAGCCACGAGGATGATGGCCGAAGGCCACGCCAAAAGAAGAAGAGTGTGTCCTTCTGTGATCAAGTCATATTGGTGGCGACGGCGGAAGACCAGGAAGACGACAGTTATATTCCAAATCCAATATTGGAACGAGTACTTCGTACCGCCATGAATAAGCCTGAGTCGGCTGCCATTCGCCAGGAAATCATTGCGTTGAGGGAGAACGAGATGAAGAAAAATGAAAGCCAAACTGAAAACATTCAGGTGTGTAATGAGGAGGTTTTCAATCAACAGCCGTTGTATGTGAGGCGCAATTCCGTGGATAATTTGCTTAATCAAGTTGCTTGCGAGGACTCCCCTAAGAATTATGGTCAACCTGTGATTGTACAACGACGAATTTCTGACGGAGGGCAGTACCAGCCTCACAATGGTTATAATAATGCTCCGGAGCAGCATGTGGTGATGCCACAGCAAGTACCACCCAATGGTTATTGTAATGGACAAGTTAATTCGTACCATCAAGTACCGCCTCAGTACGTTGAATATGGTCAATATAGTAGTCCAAGTCAACCCCAATATAAAGAACAAGAGCATTGTAATCCTCAGTACAGTCCAGCCTATGGTAATCAACCACATTATGGTAACACCAGCCAACTACAAAATTCACCTCAAACTCCCTCCCCGATGTTAATGCAAAGCCGTCAGATGCAGCCCTCGCCCAATACACCTCAGAACAACCAATACAACGGACACACTCCCTTCAGACAATCACCATATCAACCCATACCCCAAAATTCACCCGCCTACGCCTACTACAATCAAAACCGTCCTCAAAACGGGTACCGCCAAAGTCCTGCCGACTTCACGCAGACCGGTCAGTACTCACCGGTCAATCGGCCTTACGTGCAGCAACACAGACAGACGCCCGTGAACCAGCAGAACATCTACGCCAACCACCATTCACCGTCACCAGCCCCCTCCAACGCCAGCTACAACTATCACCCCGCCATGTACAAGGGCCCGAACAACAACTACGACAACCAACGAACGCCGGAAGCCAACCCCAACCCCAACTACCGGATGGAGTACGACAACCAGTCGCCGACGTACCAGCGATTACCGCAGTACTACCCGGAACGTTCGGATGTGTACCAGCGGGTACCCATGCCCCACCCCGAACAAATGTACCAACCCAAAGCCCTGCTGAAGAAAACGGTGAGCTTCGAGCCGGGCACGAAGGGCGGCGACTCGCCGACGCCCAAGGCCATGGTGACGCCCATCGTGGTGAACAACGCGAACAACAGCGTGCCCACGGACAAGACGAAGTGCAATCTGTGCCGCAAAAAGAACGTGGTCGCGCTCAATCTGTATTGTACGGACTGCGAGTTCTACATGTCCCGATTTAAACCTAAGAGCTAG
- the LOC109605007 gene encoding uncharacterized protein LOC109605007 isoform X2, with the protein MNPAAMPMSIASPCHNMTFTSTKGLLNGPGQNNCFLNSAVQVLWHLDIFRRSFRDLSGHACMADSCIFCALKELFSQLQFSTETALPPDALRRALAESFFDQQRFQLGFMDDAAECFENMLLRIHTHIAYGEAEDMCSARHCIPHQKFAMTLVEQSVCGQCGASSEPLSYTQMVHYVSTSTLVYQVRANNNRTMSESFGQLLRKADSMGDVRTCPSACGAVIQIGRSLMNRPEIVSVGLVWNSERPTLEHIMEVFSTIGTTLRMGEVFNSVIDTRWADTSVHQLVGVVTYYGKHYSTFFFHTKLRVWIYFDDATVREVGPRWEQVVEKCRKGRYQPLLLLYALPDGTPVNTDNAPKQITAFYNDKLKKTPSQSVLRRSITPSPEKPIIGNTRRAITPNPDGTLNQKPPLPRPCNEYQNLSIIQKNIYGNQPADCDVVDGCISRKEPEYVTRKSLDYNYPKPQVNIHRTLSNSSSSGVEGMSIPDHMNIPRRRDSGNWSGDRNSASSASSTTMENPYLYLVGKVPNSGGSIPGSPTRSKSDSSGDAGYDSYSLSSNDSSTMTTLQHLMKMGHLAKIPEDYNNVSTQVSLNCDALCNEADDLLVKSRQLEDEHDLVLALALCNAAATKARAAMNAPYNNPQTLTLARMKHNTCIMRARSLHRRMTQTQNPNKENPPEIRHTREGSSGSGRHSRQNSRDKGLHSRQNSRELLVVEKEKAPHSTKNIEIYATLPKKKDVLKSKLDEINIGENAEYMLYDKPPNRESRSIFSRSKNKESQKVREKRSRSEDRNKLSRDFSIAPEIITGKDTLKKAKEEKEDKKDKDGKTKKQHKIRRKLLMGGLIKRKNRSMPDLTDTAADEPAPPTTTVDDSSVGLKGSETPNGMCGYLSEGHLEFTGNNANPNLERSKLMRKSFHGSAGKILTAAKVPPPPPLRTTSTLSKAKSNGGEVCNESERKYSTPNDISYYQNQQQFMNSSPVYNQSLPYISNYQNAYDSHTYYGNNTVITKADVHHEHTPPKNNYNSSHIDSGVDEVDCLPSPAEHQLELPPYPSPMGSAIHSRQASEEFPPPPPPLDLSALDEYLQKPTPPEEPSPNSLLAQLQNKRREILTNEGGEVKTPTTEVKSSGHTWLKELQAKQAALRMKKSQDLKENADSDSIKTVPYEKHHSVKSVKDLASKFEITDNGSFNLNKAPTNNNNNSHNVETTVVKDEPIPQRQIDEEILEVEMLSAAVKKTLNMSHEDDGRRPRQKKKSVSFCDQVILVATAEDQEDDSYIPNPILERVLRTAMNKPESAAIRQEIIALRENEMKKNESQTENIQVCNEEVFNQQPLYVRRNSVDNLLNQVACEDSPKNYGQPVIVQRRISDGGQYQPHNGYNNAPEQHVVMPQQVPPNGYCNGQVNSYHQVPPQYVEYGQYSSPSQPQYKEQEHCNPQYSPAYGNQPHYGNTSQLQNSPQTPSPMLMQSRQMQPSPNTPQNNQYNGHTPFRQSPYQPIPQNSPAYAYYNQNRPQNGYRQSPADFTQTGQYSPVNRPYVQQHRQTPVNQQNIYANHHSPSPAPSNASYNYHPAMYKGPNNNYDNQRTPEANPNPNYRMEYDNQSPTYQRLPQYYPERSDVYQRVPMPHPEQMYQPKALLKKTVSFEPGTKGGDSPTPKAMVTPIVVNNANNSVPTDKTKCNLCRKKNVVALNLYCTDCEFYMSRFKPKS; encoded by the exons GAACTCTTCTCGCAGCTCCAGTTCTCAACGGAAACAGCCCTGCCTCCGGATGCCTTGCGCAGGGCGTTGGCGGAGAGCTTCTTCGACCAGCAGCGCTTCCAGCTGGGCTTCATGGACGACGCCGCCGAATGTTTCGAAAACATGTTGCTCCGCATCCACACGCACATCGCCTACGGCGAGGCGGAGGACATGTGCAGCGCCAGACACTGCATCCCTCACCAGAAGTTCGCCATGACTTTGGTGGAGCAAAGTGTTTGTGGACAATGCGGCGCCAGCTCCGAGCCTCTGAGTTACACGCAG ATGGTCCATTATGTGTCCACGTCCACTTTGGTGTACCAAGTGCGGGCCAACAACAATCGTACAATGTCTGAAAGTTTTGGACAGTTGCTGAGGAAGGCTGACAGCATGGGGGACGTTCGAACGTGTCCG AGCGCCTGTGGAGCTGTCATCCAAATCGGCAGGTCGTTGATGAACCGTCCGGAAATCGTGTCGGTTGGGTTGGTGTGGAACTCAGAGAGGCCCACCTTGGAACACATCATGGAGGTCTTCTCCACCATTGGTACGACTTTAAGGATGGGCGAGGTCTTCAACTCAGTTATAGACACTCGATGGGCCGACACTTCGGTCCATCAACTAGTCGGAGTTGTTACTTACTACGGAAAACACTATTCGACCTTCTTCTTCCACACCAAACTCAGGGTGTGGATCTACTTCGACGATGCTACAGTACGGGAAGTGGGGCCTAGATGGGAGCAGGTGGTGGAGAAGTGTCGCAAAGGTCGCTACCAACCACTGTTGCTTTTGTATGCCTTGCCTGATGGTACTCCGGTGAACACCGATAATGCCCCAAAGCAAATCACGGCCTTCTATAATGATAAGTTGAAGAAAACTCCTTCACAGTCGGTGCTAAGGAGGTCAATAACTCCCAGCCCGGAGAAGCCCATAATAGGCAACACTCGGAGGGCCATAACCCCTAACCCAGATGGTACCCTCAACCAAAAGCCTCCACTTCCAAGGCCATGCAACGAGTACCAAAACCTTTCAATCATCCAGAAGAATATTTATGGTAATCAGCCAGCTGATTGCGACGTAGTGGACGGCTGCATCAGCCGAAAGGAGCCCGAATATGTGACCAGGAAGTCCTTAGATTATAACTATCCGAAACCTCAGGTCAACATACACAGAACCTTGAGCAACAGCTCCTCCTCCGGGGTGGAGGGCATGTCGATCCCCGATCACATGAACATCCCCCGCCGAAGGGACTCGGGCAACTGGAGCGGCGACCGGAACAGCGCCTCCTCCGCCTCGTCCACCACCATGGAGAACCCTTACCTGTACTTGGTGGGCAAGGTGCCCAATTCGGGCGGAAGCATACCGGGCAGCCCCACCAGGTCCAAAAGCGACTCAAGTGGCGACGCCGGCTACGACTCCTACTCGTTGTCGTCCAACGACAGCTCCACCATGACCACCCTGCAGCACCTGATGAAAATGGGCCACCTGGCCAAAATCCCCGAGGACTACAACAACGTGTCCACTCAGGTGTCGCTGAACTGCGACGCCTTGTGCAACGAAGCCGACGACTTGTTGGTGAAGTCACGTCAATTGGAAGACGAGCACGACTTGGTGTTGGCATTGGCGTTGTGCAACGCAGCCGCCACCAAAGCCAGGGCGGCCATGAACGCCCCCTACAACAACCCACAAACCTTAACCTTGGCGAGGATGAAGCACAACACGTGCATAATGAGGGCCAGGAGCCTGCACAGGCGGATGACCCAGACGCAGAACCCCAACAAAGAAAACCCTCCAGAAATCAGGCACACCAGGGAAGGAAGTAGCGGCAGTGGAAGGCACTCACGTCAAAACTCCAGAGATAAAGGGCTGCACTCCAGACAAAACAGTCGGGAGTTGTTGGTGGTAGAGAAGGAGAAGGCGCCACACAGCactaaaaacattgaaatatacGCCACCCTGCCTAAAAAGAAGGACGTGCTGAAAAGTAAGCTGGATGAAATCAACATTGGGGAGAACGCCGAGTATATGCTTTATGACAAGCCTCCAAACAGGGAATCCAGAAGCATTTTTTCGAGGTCCAAGAACAAGGAAAGCCAAAAGGTGAGGGAGAAGCGCTCGCGAAGCGAGGACAGGAACAAGCTCTCCAGGGACTTCTCCATCGCCCCGGAAATAATCACCGGCAAGGACACCCTAAAGAAAGCCAAGGAAGAGAAGGAAGACAAGAAGGATAAAGATGGTAAAACAAAGAAGCAACACAAAATCCGCAGGAAACTTCTGATGGGTGGGCTGATAAAACGTAAGAACCGCAGCATGCCAGACCTAACTGACACAGCTGCTGACGAGCCTGCTCCTCCCACCACCACAGTGGACGACAGCAGTGTTGGTCTGAAGGGTAGTGAGACGCCCAACGGAATGTGTGGTTATCTGTCGGAGGGACACTTGGAATTCACCGGCAACAACGCGAACCCCAACTTGGAACGCAGCAAGTTGATGAGGAAGAGCTTCCACGGCAGCGCCGGCAAAATATTAACCGCAGCCAAGGTGCCACCACCTCCGCCCCTCAGGACGACTTCCACACTTAGCAAGGCTAAGTCGAACGGTGGTGAAGTGTGTAACGAGAGCGAGAGGAAGTATTCCACCCCCAACGACATATCCTACTATCAGAACCAGCAGCAGTTTATGAACAGCTCACCAGTTTACAACCAATCTTTGCCCTACATTTCCAACTACCAAAACGCCTACGATTCTCACACGTATTACGGCAACAACACGGTTATCACCAAGGCTGACGTGCACCACGAGCACACCCCCCCTAAGAATAACTACAACTCAAGCCACATTGATAGTGGGGTGGATGAAGTCGATTGTCTACCATCACCGGCTGAGCATCAACTAGAACTGCCGCCTTATCCAAGCCCGATGGGGTCAGCCATACACTCCAGACAAGCTAGCGAGGAGTTCCCTCCTCCACCACCACCACTTGACTTGTCAGCCCTGGATGAATACCTGCAAAAACCCACACCCCCCGAAGAGCCATCACCCAACAGTCTTTTGGCACAACTTCAGAACAAACGTAGGGAGATTTTAACTAACGAGGGCGGCGAGGTGAAGACCCCCACCACAGAAGTCAAGTCTTCCGGTCACACCTGGCTGAAGGAGCTGCAAGCTAAACAAGCGGCACTGCGCATGAAGAAGTCCCAAGACTTAAAGGAGAACGCTGATTCGGACAGCATCAAAACTGTGCCCTATGAGAAACATCACTCAGTCAAGTCCGTTAAGGATCTGGCGTCGAAGTTCGAAATCACCGACAATGGCAGCTTCAACTTGAACAAAGCTCCCactaacaacaacaacaacagtcaCAACGTGGAGACAACAGTTGTTAAAGATGAACCCATACCTCAGAGGCAAATCGACGAGGAGATTTTGGAGGTGGAGATGCTGAGCGCTGCGGTCAAGAAGACTTTGAACATGAGCCACGAGGATGATGGCCGAAGGCCACGCCAAAAGAAGAAGAGTGTGTCCTTCTGTGATCAAGTCATATTGGTGGCGACGGCGGAAGACCAGGAAGACGACAGTTATATTCCAAATCCAATATTGGAACGAGTACTTCGTACCGCCATGAATAAGCCTGAGTCGGCTGCCATTCGCCAGGAAATCATTGCGTTGAGGGAGAACGAGATGAAGAAAAATGAAAGCCAAACTGAAAACATTCAGGTGTGTAATGAGGAGGTTTTCAATCAACAGCCGTTGTATGTGAGGCGCAATTCCGTGGATAATTTGCTTAATCAAGTTGCTTGCGAGGACTCCCCTAAGAATTATGGTCAACCTGTGATTGTACAACGACGAATTTCTGACGGAGGGCAGTACCAGCCTCACAATGGTTATAATAATGCTCCGGAGCAGCATGTGGTGATGCCACAGCAAGTACCACCCAATGGTTATTGTAATGGACAAGTTAATTCGTACCATCAAGTACCGCCTCAGTACGTTGAATATGGTCAATATAGTAGTCCAAGTCAACCCCAATATAAAGAACAAGAGCATTGTAATCCTCAGTACAGTCCAGCCTATGGTAATCAACCACATTATGGTAACACCAGCCAACTACAAAATTCACCTCAAACTCCCTCCCCGATGTTAATGCAAAGCCGTCAGATGCAGCCCTCGCCCAATACACCTCAGAACAACCAATACAACGGACACACTCCCTTCAGACAATCACCATATCAACCCATACCCCAAAATTCACCCGCCTACGCCTACTACAATCAAAACCGTCCTCAAAACGGGTACCGCCAAAGTCCTGCCGACTTCACGCAGACCGGTCAGTACTCACCGGTCAATCGGCCTTACGTGCAGCAACACAGACAGACGCCCGTGAACCAGCAGAACATCTACGCCAACCACCATTCACCGTCACCAGCCCCCTCCAACGCCAGCTACAACTATCACCCCGCCATGTACAAGGGCCCGAACAACAACTACGACAACCAACGAACGCCGGAAGCCAACCCCAACCCCAACTACCGGATGGAGTACGACAACCAGTCGCCGACGTACCAGCGATTACCGCAGTACTACCCGGAACGTTCGGATGTGTACCAGCGGGTACCCATGCCCCACCCCGAACAAATGTACCAACCCAAAGCCCTGCTGAAGAAAACGGTGAGCTTCGAGCCGGGCACGAAGGGCGGCGACTCGCCGACGCCCAAGGCCATGGTGACGCCCATCGTGGTGAACAACGCGAACAACAGCGTGCCCACGGACAAGACGAAGTGCAATCTGTGCCGCAAAAAGAACGTGGTCGCGCTCAATCTGTATTGTACGGACTGCGAGTTCTACATGTCCCGATTTAAACCTAAGAGCTAG